The following coding sequences are from one Gossypium raimondii isolate GPD5lz chromosome 4, ASM2569854v1, whole genome shotgun sequence window:
- the LOC105767820 gene encoding probable 2-oxoglutarate-dependent dioxygenase SLC1, producing the protein MCPPAMALTNDDEFQKGVKHLFENGVSKLPNKYILPVSDRPKVDKEHPNAAKSSLKLPVIDFGELQGPNRSQVLNSLSSACEEYGFFQVVNHGIPIEAIRSMIDVSTRFFGLPYEERAKYMSSDMTSPVRYGTSLNQRKDSVFCWRDFLKLVCHPLSDVLPHWPSCPMDFKEVAATYARETKWLFIRITEAILESLGLWGATTEEKTEEDDEILKQFHDGSQLMVVNCFPPCPEPDLTLGMPPHSDYGFLTLLLQDEVEGLQIQYKGKWITVEPMPNSFVVNVGDHLEIFSNGRYKSVLHRVFVNPAKPRLSVASLHSLPFNSMVGPSPKLIDQVNPRRYKDTDFATFLEYISSCEPKKKNFLESRKLT; encoded by the exons ATGTGTCCCCCAGCAATGGCACTAACTAACGATGATGAGTTCCAGAAAGGAGTGAAGCATCTTTTCGAAAATGGAGTTAGCAAACTTCCCAACAAGTACATATTGCCAGTTTCGGATCGACCCAAAGTAGATAAAGAGCATCCAAATGCGGCTAAGTCTAGTCTTAAACTGCCTGTAATCGATTTTGGTGAATTGCAAGGCCCGAATCGGTCCCAAGTCCTCAACTCCCTCTCCTCTGCTTGCGAAGAATATGGATTCTTTCAGGTGGTGAATCACGGTATCCCCATTGAAGCTATAAGAAGCATGATCGATGTGAGTACCAGGTTCTTCGGTCTCCCGTACGAGGAAAGAGCAAAGTACATGTCATCCGACATGACCTCCCCTGTTCGATATGGGACTAGCTTAAACCAGAGAAAAGATTCAGTGTTCTGTTGGAGAGATTTCTTAAAGCTTGTCTGCCATCCATTGTCGGATGTTCTCCCTCATTGGCCTTCCTGTCCCATGGACTTCAAGGAAGTGGCGGCTACCTACGCAAGAGAAACCAAGTGGTTGTTTATAAGGATCACGGAGGCCATCCTGGAGAGCCTGGGCCTGTGGGGTGCCACCACTGAGGAAAAGacagaagaagatgatgaaatactAAAGCAGTTCCATGATGGAAGCCAGCTAATGGTGGTTAACTGTTTCCCTCCCTGCCCTGAACCTGACCTCACCTTAGGAATGCCACCACACTCGGATTACGGTTTCTTGACCCTTCTTCTCCAGGATGAAGTCGAGGGTTTACAAATCCAATACAAAGGCAAATGGATCACTGTTGAACCTATGCCCAATTCCTTCGTGGTTAACGTCGGTGATCACCTTGAG ATATTTAGCAACGGGAGATACAAAAGTGTGCTGCACAGAGTATTTGTGAACCCAGCAAAGCCACGACTATCGGTGGCCTCACTGCACAGTCTGCCTTTCAATAGCATGGTTGGACCATCACCTAAATTGATTGACCAAGTAAATCCACGGCGTTATAAAGATACAGATTTTGCCACTTTCCTTGAATACATTTCATCTTGTGAGCCCaagaaaaagaatttcttgGAGTCTAGGAAATTGACATGA